A segment of the Corylus avellana chromosome ca2, CavTom2PMs-1.0 genome:
ACTTATAAAATGTGACTAGCCAacattaattacaaatttaagCTTAAGACCAGCAATAAAAAATACCACTACGCACATTTAGTCATAAAAATGGTTGAGTTAATACTCCAAAAGTAGTTACCATGCCAGTAGATAACATATTATTATGTGAACTTCCACATGCACGCAGGGGCGGAATCAGGATTTTTTGTATGAGGGGTCTGAACCtacgtaaataaataaatacatagatACATAGTCTCTTTATGCGTACGTGTGTGCGCTTCTATGTATAAGATAAGATTACTAGTAGAAAGCTGAAATCATCTGGGGTTGAAATGTTAATATTGATGGGGCTATactatagaaaataaaatttttataggaCTTATACAAAAAATTGGGGTTGCCAAAGACCCCCCAATATAGAAGGTAGGTCTGCCCCTGCATGCACGTGAGAAAGAGGAGTAACCATAAATGAAGATAATCTGCTTTGGtagatttcttaaaaaaaaaacaacacaagTGGCACCATACATTGTTTATGGGGGACAGACATGAACaactttttatatatcaaatattGCTGATGAATCACACAACAAGATACTGccaaaaaattaagtaatttgGCATGACTACTCTGATAGTATGTATCCAAAAGTTTCCAACAAACTTCCACAAAATGTTTCTTAAATAGAGTTCaaacaactattttttttgataagtaaccctaaaaataatagAGTTCAAACAACTATTGAGATTATAACAAATTGAATCAAAGGAATTCTCAGTGAGAACATTTCTTTAGGTAAcaactatatataattattaactttGACTTGAGAAATAGGAACTTAAATACAGAACATTGTCTAAATCTGAATGTCTCAGGTGCTAGTCTTCTTCGATATTGAAATTCTAGTTGGTGCAATTCGTTGTGCCGATGCAATAATGAAGTTTCAAAGTTTTAATTCACGTACATCTTCTTCATTCCATGTATACTTAATTCTAGATTACAGAAAGGAATATAAGAGTTAAGATATAGGTGGAACAAACTCAAAATTCCCAATGGAGGACAATACTTGACTGACATTAACAAAAGGTCAGAACTCAGAAGGGCGACAACATGACATAATCCAACAAGTAAGAAAAATCTTCAAATTGCACAATCCTGGAAAATTCCCAAACACTAAATAATGATCATACATGCAAATCTGTCCTCTACCTTGTATCTCAATGCTAGTCTTCTAACATATTGAAATCAAGGTGTAAACAACACGCCAAGAAAATGAATCTTTTCGGCTTTTGTGGTAACTAAATTTGATCAAATAGACGATTGTGCCATTCATTTATTCCATTCAAGCTAAATCCTAACACTTCAAAGTTCCAATGAAGGAAACTATAATTGTAATTTATTCAATACGTACTTGAAATATCTGAATACGGCACACGATGCCTTGAGACCAAGGATGTGAGCCAGTCCACCACTTCTCTTCTTGCCCGCCATTTCGTGCACGCAATGACAGATTTCTCAAACCCGTCTAATCGCATAAGCTCATCCGAGACAACATATGTCATGTGCCTTATACTCCTCTCAGTTCCTATAACAGCAAGGACCGAGTCCCCAGACACATCCTTGAGATAAAAATGAATCACACGATTACCACGCTCATGACATACAATGTGCTCCTCCCATGCCACAAAACCCTGATTATCCTCAGACATCCTGAATATTAGAGAGCCACAAAAGCGTTCAAGGAGCGCCGCTTTATCACATTCAGCTAAAAAAGCCCAATTCAGGCAACAAGCCTTGACACTCAACAAGACCCAGTTTGTTACACAGTAAAAACAATCAATCCCAGTTCACAACCCTCAGATGGCACTTGGGTTCCCACAAAAATCGAACTCCAGTCAAAGGAAAACGAAAAGACAGACAAATTATACAAAACCCAGTAAACCAAAACTCACTGTCGCTCAATATCTGTGACGAAAAACACAACATATATTCAACGATTACGTGCTCTGCCTCTGAAACGAAAAGCTCCAAGAACTAAATCCTGAGAGGACTAAAATGGCGTTAACCGGAAGATAGTGGTAAAAAACGGAACAgggtttggtttgttttagTTCTGGAACGTAGCAAAGAAGGCTGAAACCAAACCAGAAAGGTAAACGAACCAAAAGggggttctttttctttttctagcaTACCAAAGGCGTTTCAATgggcgaaaaaaaaaaaagaaaaaaaaacactcggAAACAAAAAGAGCACAGTTTGGCAGAGAGTTTCACCGTTTCTCAGTGAAAACAACGGAACTTCACAGAAGGGACCGCGAGacagagacacagagagagagaggctttaaCATGAGTCAGGGTTTTGCAGAGCTTGGTGGGACTCGGCAGGCCGAAACATCTGGTGAGGGAGGAGGCAAAGGAAAAGGGAAGGGCAGAAATGGAATTTTGGGAACCGTGTAGGGATATCCTTGTACCGTAAAGAGTTGGAGATCTGGCTGTACACATGGCATTGAGTCTAAACTAATTCCTCTAATTTATTTATGAGTAATGATATGCCAAATCATTTTAGGCATTTGACATCTTAATAgggaaaattaatttttataaaaaaaaaataaagattaatttttattatcacgtcatttcaattatataatatttattaaatagtattactAGTTATTTATTATTACACTACATGATTAAAATTGAAGTTGCCTAGAGCCTACTTAGATTTTCAGTGAATTGTGTGTACAATATAAATAGCCTTTACAAGATAAGATGTATTGCTAAGTTAGGACTCTTCAAATACAAGTACAAGTTCAATTAATGTTGATCTATTCAAACTAACACTAATCTTCatgattatcttttttttttttttgataagttaatCTGATCTTCATTGTCTTTGTTCGTAATCGTTGATCATAGTGTTGGAGATAGATGGACTCCTTGCGTTGTCTTGGTGAGTTGTGCTTCAATATAGTTTATGTGGCATTTATTATATTAGTCACTAAAATGTAAATTGCGACGTGGAGTTCACATGATAGTGACCATGTTTTATAAACTGATGTGTCAATTCACGTAACACTTATCAATTATCATGTTAGTTACTAAAACTTCGATAATTTATGTAAGTTTCCAACCCCAAGcattttcctttcaatatttttatttttgtaatgtctCTTCAGTCTACAATTGAAATTGCAATATTTTCCTTTCGTgattcaaaattacaaaaatacctcccataagataaaaaaaaaaaaattacttatatattttttttctaaaatttttatcttgttttgtCATTTAGGGTCGTGAAAGATATATATTACAACCCCTATGGTAAATTGggaaaaacattataaaaattaaaatattggggGCCATTGCAAAAAGAATGCTAGTTAGAGAAAATAAATGTACGtagttttcctttttatctttCAACCAATcttagaaagataaaaataaatcttggtaaagtccatatacccccttaaactactactcaattgacaatgtcaatGTACCccacaaactttcaattgtgacagtgtcccttcaaactaccaaaacattgttaatATCTCCTcttaaggctagcaaaaagataaaaatgcccttatgcatttctcaataagacaaaaatatccctatgaattcaaaaaataaataaataaaataaaattttaattaaaaaaaacaaaaattttaatttaaaaaaaaaaagatttttttaaaataattattctgaaacaaaaattttaattttttttttaaaaacgattttttttaaaaaaaaaacgattttttctttaaacataaatttttatttaaaagaaacggttttattttcttaaacgaaaattgttaatttttttaacacagaaatttttattttaaaaagttataaaaaaaaaatatttttcataacaaaaaaaattcttatacaatggattttttttaaattttaaatttgccaccattggatttatttattgattttagttttaggttttttctagaagtttagtattttttgtttttattttactaagagtaGTTTCGTCATTtgaggaacattgacaatttttgatagtttggggaatgaattgtcacaattaaaaatttagaggggacattgtcaattgtgtGATAGTTTAAGGAGGGTATAtgaacttttccaaatatatttatttaggCAAAATATCTTTatgttgtcttttgtttttattttattttatttttttgctagcTTAATAAATTACATATGACCACTCGGACTTGGGAAAACCTTTGGAAAATTTTTATAAGACTTTGCatgattttatttatcttttgtctTTTGACAGCTTCAACCGACGACGTCGTAGGCATGTTGATGTTGTTGTGGAAAATGGAAGGGCCGTTGCCAGGTGGGGCagtgtaaataaaaaataatatataacgTGCACAAAAGCATAAAGTGAAATTGTTGACCACTATTTTCCAtcgtattttattttaaaatgttcgCACTTTTATTCAAACGAATTGATTTGATTAGATTAATTCTTAGATATTTTCTGACAAAGCAGCACTTCTTCTTTATTGGCTTTAAAcattttaaatatgaaaaattttaggtgtttttttagtgtttttttttgtgttctctcAATTGTgatatgtcttttaaaattattgttaaatttgagattatcattattgacttttaattaggggtgggcagattaaccgattaccgactttaacTGAACCGATAGTTAtcagttaaaaattttataccgataagcttatcggtcggtaatcggtcagttaaaatttttttatcgaaaaaccgatatgactgataagctattttaatttttaattttttagaattttatatttattattgtagttgatcaatatataaaaaagcttcaataagctattttagcaaaaaatatactataaaataactaatttttaataagctattttaagctttagcccaacaaaacgttTTTGGGTCTCCAAAACAATTGATTTTTTgcccaattagcaaccagtaaaaacccaataaaaagcccacaaaagttcaaaccgatttaaccgaccagttaaccgattaccgatatgaccgataattttcggttaacactttttatcggtcggtaatcagttagaatttggttaaccgatagcttgTCGGTTAATCGACCGATAAGCCCATTAATCGGTCTTAATCAACCGATACCCAACCctacttttaatctattggtaattttaaaagtcatatcacaatTGGAAGAATATTgagagaacactagaaaaacatATAACATTTCCCTTTTAATATGGAGAGCTCCTTTTGTTGGGTTggataattagttttttttttttttaattattttatttcattatgataggacacaaaaataaaagtaattttaaatgttttaagtgtttgagtttttttttattaatatttttaatttttctttttgtgaaaaagaaaaattaacaaacaagccatagaactttttattttcttaaaaggGCTTACCAATATTAAAAACatgttgaaaagaaaacaatattatGACTGAAAAAGTCGGTCTACACAGTCAGCAGACATTGTCAGATAATTGGCTGAAACGTGGCAGCTCCGGCACTGCAAACGAACTGATCTCTATGAGCTTCATTTCTGTTCTcaaagataaagataaggttTTCTTACCCATTCATATCACTTATACCACTTCATATAACAGTCTCAGTACCATATGGTTTGATAAAATTCTAGGAAATGAAGACCATATTCCTGAGATCCCACCTCTACCTACTTCGTTGCACCAATTCATCTTCACATCCTCGATTCCTCATTCCCATCAAAACCACATCATATCTAAAAATCTCTGCCAAATCCCATCATCATATAAACAAGCCTCTAAGATTAGAAATCGTACCCAGATGCCAAAATACcctgaaggaggaggaggaatcTCTTCAACTTCAAGTTTCCCCACAAGGGAATTCAAGGGTTGTGATACTAGGAGCAGTTTCTTTAGGATTGGTGCTGTTTCTCATGGGGATGGATGACCAGAAGGCTTTGGCTCTGGGTCCAGAGGGGCCTCTGATGGAGGAGTTTTGGGAAAATGTAAGGAGGTATGGTCTGTATGCTCTCACGGTAAGTACAGGTGCTCTTTACACAATCTTCCAACCTATATTTGAGTTGCTCAAGAACCCCATCTCTGCTGTTCTAGTTCTAACCATCTTAGGGGGAGGAATTTTCATTGTTTCCCAAGTTGTTTCTGCCATGGTTGGTGTCACTGATTTCACTTATGATTATGGATATTAGGTTGTAAGTCTGCTTTGTGATGAGGTTTATTTGCCTTCATTTTGCTACCTTCTTTTTTGTCTAGTCCCTAATTGCAGAAGCAAGTTGTGAGAATTGGGAAATCGAGTTGCTCACTTTATGTTTAAATGCTCTCATCATGAAAGAGTACATGCTTTTCTTTtgggatttggcttaggtgatGAAGTTTTCTTTATTACTTGATTGACATTGCTTACTCAGCCACCGAAGGTGGTAAGTAAATACTTGGTTTATTAGTTTGTACCTAATAAGGTTAATCTTGTTCCAAGAGTACCTCAATAGGCTGGAAACCACGTTTCATAAAAcagaccatatatatatatatgtccaaacaagagagggagaaaaaatttgaactaaTAATTTCTGCTTTATGAAACGTGATCTGCTTTATGAAAcgtggtctccagccgattgagtatatatatatatatatatttttttaaacaaaatcataaaaggAGTCTCGAATAGAGTcccgtttgaaaaaaattgaaaaaagggaaaaatttcaCCTTTTTAAACCATTCTCATTTGGAGGTGTCGAACGACAATTTTAAAGCATAATACATATATAGTtaaacgtttggtaaaataataatttgtgtGCAATTTGAATGTGCATATTTATTTCAACCCCCTTATCAGACAAGACATTTTCATAGCTGtgtttaaaattacacttttgaCCTGCTGTGAAATATCGGCCCAATTGGACtctt
Coding sequences within it:
- the LOC132171030 gene encoding uncharacterized protein LOC132171030 — encoded protein: MKTIFLRSHLYLLRCTNSSSHPRFLIPIKTTSYLKISAKSHHHINKPLRLEIVPRCQNTLKEEEESLQLQVSPQGNSRVVILGAVSLGLVLFLMGMDDQKALALGPEGPLMEEFWENVRRYGLYALTVSTGALYTIFQPIFELLKNPISAVLVLTILGGGIFIVSQVVSAMVGVTDFTYDYGY